In Cottoperca gobio chromosome 1, fCotGob3.1, whole genome shotgun sequence, a genomic segment contains:
- the LOC115013653 gene encoding perforin-1-like, translated as MPRLWHLMLLCWAWSPLSVLASVNFIGTPQECEKAHFVPGYNLGGEGFDIVTMERKGAYVIDTETWKLGNGTCRLFSNSYMNREKQKVPVAVLDWRTLPKCNLMVSSTLYDSVETLANDSTSAVSNDWKIGLEIPVDPSVTLGVGFGGSHSKESTFGMQKSKQDRYTFFRHSVYCSFYRYRLVMTPPLSHEFDSAVNSNPSSYRSLIDTYGTHYITKVSLGGEIKAITSVRTCEANMNGLTATEVKDCLSVEASASFASTASIKAMFKHCEAKKKKLGSSHSFSSMFNERYTVVIGGNINSADVLFEGQSNPSVYNSWLESLKSIPDVVRYDIKPLHTILPSGHPAKARLKQEVEKYIKNNAVLKKCSESCMIGHRSSIRDPCACVCNSNQNIMSNCCPVGRGLATLRVDILYAEGLYGDVLTQTDASVEVSYEDQNKLTSIISNDDNPIWHQRFEFGPVLINMANKLKFSVYDEDSYWDSDLLGECSFDLRRGVVVDSCMLNHGTFFFSYTVQCAPSLGGAQCQKYIPSPMSASLAKVFHTRNGVLLGDTRQNYSG; from the exons aTGCCAAGGCTGTGGCATCTCATGCTCCTGTGCTGGGCATGGAGTCCTCTGTCGGTGCTAGCCAGTGTAAACTTCATTGGGACACCGCAGGAGTGTGAAAAGGCTCACTTTGTCCCGGGTTACAATCTAGGTGGAGAAGGCTTCGATATCGTCACAATGGAGCGGAAAGGTGCCTATGTCATCGACACTGAAACATGGAAGCTTGGTAATGGCACTTGCAGGCTATTCAGCAACAGCTACatgaacagagaaaaacagaaggtCCCAGTTGCCGTGCTGGACTGGAGAACCCTCCCCAAGTGCAATTTAATGGTCTCCAGTACACTCTATGATTCTGTCGAAACCCTTGCCAATGACTCCACCTCAGCTGTGTCCAATGATTGGAAAATTGGCCTTGAAATCCCTGTCGACCCTTCTGTCACCCTTGGTGTTGGCTTTGGAGGTTCCCACTCCAAAGAATCCACCTTTGGCATGCAAAAGTCAAAACAAGACCGCTACACCTTCTTTCGCCATTCTGTCTACTGTAGCTTCTACCG TTACAGACTGGTGATGACACCTCCACTGAGTCATGAGTTTGACTCAGCCGTGAACTCCAATCCTTCATCATATCGCAGTCTTATCGACACATATGGCACACATTACATCACAAAAGTGTCCCTAGGAGGGGAAATAAAAGCGATCACTTCCGTCAGGACCTGCGAGGCAAACATGAATGGACTGACGGCAACAGAAGTTAAAGACTGTTTGTCAGTCGAGGCCTCTGCTAGCTTTGCAAGTACAGCCAGCATTAAAGCCATGTTCAAACACTGTgaggcaaagaagaagaagttaggCTCTAGCCACAGTTTCAGCAGCATGTTTAATGAGCGTTACACAGTTGTCATTGGTGGAAACATCAACAGCGCTGATGTACTCTTTGAAGGCCAATCCAACCCGTCTGTCTATAACAGCTGGCTCGAGTCACTGAAAAGCATCCCAGATGTGGTCCGATACGACATAAAGCCCCTGCACACCATACTGCCAAGTGGCCATCCTGCCAAGGCCAGACTGAAGCAAGAGGTGGAGAAGTACATCAAGAACAATGCAGTGTTGAAAAAATGCTCAGAAAGCTGTATGATTGGGCACAGGTCCAGCATAAGGGATCcttgtgcttgtgtttgcaaCAGTAATCAGAATATCATGTCAAACTGCTGTCCTGTTGGGAGAGGTCTCGCAACATTAAGGGTCGATATTCTCTATGCAGAAGGGCTGTATGGGGATGTTTTAACTCAGACAGATGCCTCTGTGGAGGTGAGTTACGAGGATCAGAATAAGCTCACTAGCATCATAAGTAACGATGACAATCCTATATGGCATCAGCGATTTGAATTTGGACCCGTCCTCATTAACATGGCAAACAAACTGAAGTTCAGTGTTTATGATGAGGATTCTTACTGGGATAGTGATCTGCTAGGTGAGTGCTCTTTTGATCTGCGTAGAGGGGTGGTGGTAGATTCCTGCATGTTAAATCATGgtaccttcttcttctcctacaCGGTGCAGTGCGCACCAAGTCTTGGTGGTGCGCAATGTCAAAAATACATCCCCTCCCCCATGAGTGCCTCTTTGGCCAAGGTATTCCACACCAGAAACGGGGTCCTTCTTGGAGACACGAGGCAGAACTATTCAGGGTGA
- the LOC115007904 gene encoding myeloid-associated differentiation marker homolog has translation MPVIVLEAKDFTSPLFLVRTWEVLSSCTTFSLVASLEPPENPSYLQHTFRIFCMFTWCFFFTLTLLIHILSIIQFHSLIPISWKNLTMTAAVLGALMCLSASVVFPLMVMVPQGASPRSVTAAVTSCLTFLAYTSESYVLHTQAREQRGYMSSKAGLLKILQLWGGCHMIPVVVEVFRGPLSAVQSWQLWVSAASYGVCVLMSLVTLVVILGDFAGRCFLPFDRFLAGFSLIGVLLYMVATVICSTKILQLRELEEKMPNKMTELVIMETVVASITLLAYTVDLAFSIKLLCDRSHA, from the coding sequence ATGCCTGTGATCGTACTAGAGGCTAAAGACTTCACCAGTCCCCTTTTCTTGGTGCGGACCTGGGAAGTCTTATCCAGCTGTACCACCTTCAGCCTTGTGGCCTCGCTGGAACCCCCAGAGAATCCATCTTACCTCCAACACACATTCAGGATCTTCTGCATGTTCACATGGTGCTTCTTCTTCACCCTTACGCTACTCATCCACATTCTCAGCATCATCCAGTTTCACAGCCTTATCCCAATATCCTGGAAGAACTTGACTATGACGGCTGCAGTCTTAGGCGCACTCATGTGTCTCAGTGCGTCTGTGGTTTTCCCTTTGATGGTCATGGTTCCTCAAGGGGCTTCGCCGCGCTCTGTGACGGCTGCTGTGACCTCCTGCCTCACCTTCCTGGCCTACACCTCAGAGTCCTACGTTCTTCACACCCAAGCTCGTGAACAAAGAGGTTACATGAGCAGCAAGGCTGGTCTGCTCAAGATACTCCAACTCTGGGGAGGCTGTCATATGATCCCCGTGGTTGTGGAGGTGTTCCGCGGACCGCTTAGTGCAGTACAAAGTTGGCAGCTGTGGGTCTCCGCAGCGTCATACGGTGTCTGTGTTCTCATGTCTCTTGTCACACTTGTGGTAATATTAGGAGACTTTGCCGGGCGATGTTTTCTACCTTTTGACAGATTTTTGGCTGGCTTCAGTCTTATTGGGGTGTTGCTCTACATGGTGGCCACGGTGATTTGTTCTACCAAGATACTTCAACTGAGAGAACTCGAAGAAAAAATGCCCAACAAAATGACAGAGCTGGTTATCATGGAAACAGTGGTTGCCAGTATTACACTGTTGGCTTATACAGTGGACCTCGCCTTCTCCATTAAACTGTTGTGTGACAGGAGTCACGCATGA